TAAGGAGAGAAATGTGAGGGGTGTGCAAGAAATTCAAAACTAAAATTTTGCTGAACAATCTGACAAAAAATTCTAAGAATTTTTACACTTCCATAAAGACTGTAAACAACTCAAAATCATCTTCACAAAACTCTATGATCGTATTGACATCAAAATAGAATGTGACAGAGAGAAGACTGTTTCACTACTGTAGATCATAGTACAGTTTCTTTTTTCAGTCGTCACAAGTGACAGTGAGGTAAATGATTTTGAAATTCAAAATTGCCCAACAAGAGAAAAGGCAGGACCTGGTGAGATCCTTATGACTTGGTATAGATTATGCAGAACAACTTGTTCCTCATCTAGCAGAAAATATCTGCTGTAGGGATCAACATGAATTCCACAGACAGCAGTTTCACAAAAATCAGCTTGTTCTGTTCATACACAAGGTCCAGAATGCTGTATATGAAGACATCTAAGTCTATACGATGTTCCTATATGTCCATAAGACATTCAGTAGTGAACAAAATACAGTATAAGTCAAAAAGGAATTTGGACTGATACAGAAGTTTATTGAGACAACTTGAGAATCTATAGATATGCCATTttctagcaaacaacctcaagtttgattcgcGCAGAGTATCATTACCCCATTCCACCACAGAGAGTGCCAGCGtactgcacagttaaaatggctactttcactggtgcagAGTGTGCTCACTCTGTGTTTTAGTTTCATGAAATGGACTCTGCAACAACTGTTTGGTGTAAATTTTGCAATGAATGCACTAACGAACCCCCAAGCAGGTCTAAAATTTACTCGTAGCTCGAGACCTTTCCTGAGACTGTTGTTCACTGTGACATGATAAATACCAGGTCATCTGTGTGTTTACGATTGTCAAACAGGTTAGGGAGATTGCATGCACACAAAAACCAATGCAATGTGTGTGTCACGAGACTGGCATTCCATAAAAGACTGTTTGGAAACTACTATGTAGGTGTTTTACACTTGAAATCATAGTGATTCTCAATGGCACATCACATTAGTGATGCAGATAAGATGGCTTGTGGGGGAATTGTGTGTGGAAATGTTGCATTGGATAGAGGACGAGGAGACGTTCCTGAACACAGTAATCTTGAATGATGAGTCTGCATTTCATATTAGTGGCACAGAGTGGCAGATGGGCCTAAATTTTGGGGAGCATTCCTAAAGACGACGAcgatgaccaccaccaccacaaccaccaccaccaccaccaccaccaccaccaccaagatgaCACAGACGACTGCTATTACTgcaactgctactactactacgactactactactactactactactactactactactaatattaaTAATATCACCACCACTCGCTTATGTTTACAAATGAACTGTTAGATTGGGTTTTTTAGTGTCATTACTTGTAAGATGAAGTTACCTTGATGATCCTGCTTCTCGAATCTTTTGACGACATTGTCATACCATATGTCTTGGCTTTCAAGTATTCCAATTTAGGCACTTGCTGCAGGAATGGTAGCACTTAAACAAAATAGTTTGAAAATTTCTAGAAGAATCTGGTCCATTTCATTCTCAATCATTCATCTGATAATGTCTCCAAAACTGACAGAGTGAAATGTTACTTTATGCTGGGAAGAAAACACAGTCTCTAATTCTACACGCAACTGTGAGTGACGGAAGGATACATCATACGTTATGTAATAATGAATCCACACTGTCTACAGGTAAACGTCGACCACAACTGGCAAACTGAGTGAGTGGTATCACGTAATATAAGGAAGAGCAGTTTATTACCATGTGAAAATCTTGTTTCCAGTTGCATTGTATCATCCAATACCTTGAAGTACTACGGTTTGTATTTTGACATCAATGGATTGCCATTGTATTCATCCGTCATTTCAGTACTGTTCGTTTAAGCTTCACCTTGCAAATTAGTTGAGAGTTTCATGGAATTTAAAAAGTcgataaatttattttcatttcttaactTTTTTATGTAAGCTGTGTGTTCTGAGGCAGAATTGTTGCAAAAATACACATTGTTTttttctgaagaatgttgaaaGGCAGTTCAGTCTTTCAAAAACAGAGGGTAAAAACCACAGGCTTCTCTTTAGTCATTGCACTAGAATCTGGACTGCTGGTTGTTGGATTTAAAATCTTGATTAGACCCAGACAGTTTCATGAATTACAGATATTATTGCGGCACTACAGTTCCATCTTGTTTGACTGCTGGAGTGAATATGTTAACCAACAGTATTGTGAAGAATTCCTGTCCATTAAAGTACTGTTGGAAGAAAGCAGAAATAACCTGAAGGGTGGACAAAAAAATCCTTAATGGTTTTATACAAGAACAGCTCTACTGGAAAGCTAAATTTAAATGATATGCAAAACAGTGAGTTGAGgagagcttgtgtgtgtgtgtgtgtgtgtgtgtgtgtgtgtgtgtgtgtgtgtgtgtgtgtgtgtgtgtgtggaggaggaggaggaggaggaggagggggggggggggacaatatcACGGATCTTAGTTTGCAGGTGATTTAATTCTCTTGCCAGAACAGAAGCATGAGCATAGGTTTGGGCTGCCGTATCATAATTCTGAAGCTTGCCTCTCAGAACATTGAATAAAGCAGCAGCAGTTCTAGCTTGGCTAacatcacaaaaacaaaaaaaatattcttgAATGTCTCTGACAAGCGTCCATTTGGATCACAACAATAAAGCAATGTGACTTGTCTGAAGCGTCTGTTGTTCTGTACACAGTGCAGGTGTAAAATGAGGTTCTGTCCAAAGTTGAATGTATATACTCGCAAGTCTGCTCACTTATAAATTTAATCGCTTCGTTCTGTATAGCCTTTGAAAGTCTCCAAAAATAGCACATTTTCTTCcagtttgctttcaaatctttgtcTCTGCTTAGCacaagtttaaaaatggctctgaaattTCCGAGATCAAGGGAATCTTCTAATAATCGTGACACCTGAAAGCTAGTTCCAGCTTATGCAAAAGACTTGTGACATCAGTTAGAATTTTCAAAATGTCTCTGTTTGCTTTCACTTCATTGTTGTGTTTCTTCAATTCGTCATGTTAATTAAGTAGCTCCAAAGTACTAAATAGTTCTTTATGTGAAATAAACCTATGTAAATAATCTTTAGAAGAAGTGTAATGTGCTAAATCTGTAAACAGATTGTCAAAATCCTCAGCAGACCATACAGTTTTTTTTGTGCTTAACAGCTAACATGGCGAGTAGAATACTTTCCCTATCGTAGGGCTCACACATAACCACTTGTGCTGCTCATACCAAGAACTTCGGAATGCACATGTTTTGAACTTATCTTTCTGAATGTAATGTCAGTGCTGGAtatcctttcttcaaaatttaatgtctTTCAGTTTTGCACCTCTTTGAAAACAAAAGCTCCTGAAAGTAAGTAATGAAGTCCTCATTTGAAAGTGTTACATCAGTACCTGTACAAGACTAGGCTCCAACCATGTTCACTACAATCGGGACAATTGTAGTCCAATTCATGAATGATGGCAGTTCATGCAGCTTGAGACAAGGACAGGGATTGCATTGTTGCCAGTTCCAAGTGACAGTTGCGGTGCACACATACACATGCTTGTGCCTGATGAAAGCATGTACCCTGCAAATTATGTCTATTGCTTTATTGTGTAGAATTTGTCACTCACCACCACCATCAGGCATGACAACTCTAAtccagtggaataaaaattcactaaataacttggTATGACTGCAGATAATACTCGCATTACATACAGCATTCACAGCAGAGTGCTCGGAACACTACTGAACActcattgattgattgttggcgAACGCGTGACGTAGGTGCATACAATTAGCATAAACTCGACCACAGATGTCTGTGACTCCAACTGTAACATAAGAGCAACCTACGGAGGTGGCACCACAGCCACTGGCCTCTCGTGCTGTGGAACTGCATGGCAACACTGCCATGACAGCTTGTACCCCTCTTCTCTTCCTAGTAGTGACAACATGGTTACCACGGCAACTGAGTGTTGCCAGAGGCCAGGCATATACCTGGCCGCCTTGCTATATGCCTCATGCCTCCGCTTAGGTTAGATCTAAGCTTTCGCACTTTGACTTGTTCTGTAGTGCTGTTGGTTTAGGAGGAATAATAAGAGCTAATGTCTTTCACACTCACTGACAAAGGTGCATGAAGGTGTATTGTATAAATAACTATTGCTGCTGCTACCACCACCAACACAACAGAAAAGTGAGGTGGCCTGGCCTCTCTTGCTTCCTCTGATAAATTACTGTTGGTAGCATGGTGAACAGCCATGACTGGTATATGGGGCAGCAAAAATCCACTTGCAACCTCAGAACATGTTCTTGACAGCTTaagagtcaatgtgttttgtgctctTAGCAATTTGAAAGTGTATGAACCTTTCttcttcttggagaaaactgttactGGTATTGTATCTGGATATTCTTGAAAACTTCTTGATCCCACAGATCAGTGAAGATAACAGACGTAGGATAATTTATGACAAGCAAGACAGCATGCCACCTCATTTCCTCGTGGAAGTTTAAGGTTTTTTGAATAATTGCTGGCTGTGAAGGGCCAATCGCATGGCCACTTTGCTCCTCAGACTTGACACcagtggatttctttctctggggtttcattaaagactgtgtgtgtgttccTCCGCTACCTAACAATTTAGCTGAGCTGAAAAATTGAATCTACAGTGCCAGTACACGTTACACTTGATTTGCCGCACCAAGTGTAGGTTGAAATTTATTACTGGTGGGATGTTTgctgcatcacaaatggtagtcatatTGAACCAAAATTACACTTGATACTTTAATGTGAAACTTGAAGTTATTTGCTACAAAATGGCACATCTACTGATTTTGTAAGTTATTTcagtaaatttctgtatcattccaaagcaGTGAACTCTTTTTTGGCACTCTCTGTACAAACTAACAATATtggacctgaaacttcctggcagattaaaactgtgtgcccgaccgagactcgaactcgggacccttgcctttcgcgggcaagtgctccaccaactgagccaccgaagcacgactcacgaccggtactcacagctttacttctgccagtacctcttctcctaccttccaaactttacagaagctctcctgcgaaacttgcagaactagcactcctgaaagaaaggatattgcggagacatggcttagccacagcctgggggatgtttccagaatgagattttcactctgcagcggagtgtgcactgatatgaaactaagccatgtctccgcaatatcctttctttcaggagtgctagttctgcaagtttcgcaggagagcttctgtaaagtttggaaggtaggagacgaggtactggcagaagtaaagctgtgagtaccggtcgtgagtcgtgcttcggtggctcagttggtggagcacttgcccgcgaaaggcaagggtcccgagttcgagtctcggtcgggcacacagttttaatctgccaggaagtttcatatcagcgcacactccgctgcagagtgaaaatctcattctggaaacatcccccaggctgtggctaagccatgtctccgcaatatcctttctttcaggagtgctagttctgcaagtttcgcaggagagcttctgtaaagtttggaaggtaggagacgaggtactggcagaagtaaagccgtgagtaccggtcgtgagtcgtgcttcggtggctcagttggtggagcacttgcccgcgaaaggcaagggtcccgagttcgagtctcggtcgggcacacagttttaatctgccaggaagtttcatatcagcgcacactccgctgcagagtgaaaatctcattctagaaatattGGACCTGCTTTGAAACTTGATTCCTGGCAGATAAAATTCATTATGCCCTCCGTAATGGAATTTTAGTGCTGTTTATTAGAAAGCTGAAATaccagaaaattgtagtgaaattaggaagacctacagaggattgaaACCTGTAGTGACTGACAGTTAACCCATAACATAAATATGTATATCATATTGAACATAAATAGCTAGGaaagcaatttctttttttaattcactgGAAACCATAATAACTATAAAATGTGTaacagtatttgtctggagtaattAGAACTTTTCATTGGAAATGTAGATATAGGCTAAGATTTTatggaagaaccttaaggaaatgtaattcaatcACAAAAGAGGTAGCGTACAAAACCCTCATTCGACCAGTTCGTGAATAAGGTCTGCAGTTTTTCAGCCATTGGGATTAatagttgaggggcacgaaagggtagcagtggttgggaagggagtgagacagggttgtagcctatccccgatgttatttaatctttatattgagcaagtagtaaaggaaacaaaagaaaaattcagagtaggaattaaaaaccatggagaaaaataaaaactttgaggtttgccgatgactttgtaattctgtcagaggcagcaaaggacttggaagagcagttgaacggaatggagagtgtcttgaaaggagatataAGGTGAAGGtcatcaaaagcaaaatgaggataatgaaatgtagtagagttaactcaggtgatgctgagggaattagattaggaaatgagacacttaaagtagtaaaggagttttgctatttggggagcaaaataactgatgatggtcgaagtagagaggatataaaatgtagactggcaatggcaagaaaagtgtttctgaagaagagaaattttttaacatcgagcatagatttgtcaggaagtggtttctgaaagtatttgtatggagtgtagccatgtatggaaatgaaacatggacaataaatagtttgggcaagaagagaatagatgcttttgaaatgtggtgctacagaagaatgctggggtagatcatgtaactaatgaggaggtactgaatagaattgaggaggagagaaatttgtggcacagcttgactagaagaagggatcagttggtagaacatgttctgaggcatcaagggatcaccaatttagtattggagggcagtgtggagggtaaaaattgtagaggaagaccaagaaggtTTGTTTAGTAAACATGAAATTGTTTAGTTGCTCTTCAAATTTAAGTGGCTGACACTACAAGAGGTGAATCAGAAAGAGTTATACTTTTAAATTCTGAGAACCTAAATTTCAAACAGAGTTAAGAAACATATTGCTTCTTGGTGCATCCATACCAAAGAATGACCATGATGGAAAAATCCGAAATTTTATCACGTGCAGTGTCTTACCAACAGTCCTCTATCCTGTACCCCAttcctgaatggaacaggaaagcatGGGCTTGGAGGAATGATAatggcaacaaaactgccctgtcaCAGCCCATAAAAAGACTTCCAAAGTACTACTGATGTATCTCCACATTCCCATACTTAAATAAGAGATAACAACAAACAGGGTCTTCAGCATAGTGATATCAGACAAGTCACCACAATTATTGGTAACTGCTAGGCATGATAGAAAATGTGGTGTCATCAAACCTTGTAGATAGTGATTTCCATGCTGAAATGGAATGTATACAGAAACATTATGATGTTTTTATTtaatctctatatatatatatatatatatatatatatatatatatatatatatatatatatatacccaaggCCCATGTTTTAGAGACTTCATGTATCTTCTACTCCAACGTGTGTCTTCTACTATAATTTCTACATATCAGCTGACTGCTGATTTATTCCCCTACTGCTTACAAGTTGATCCAAGCACAGATTAAAAAACCGATACTTTTACAAAGCATGTCATCTGTCCTGTTTTTCTTTGCTTCTTGCCTCCCTAGAGCATGAACAGAAAACTTGAGAGTCATTTTGCGAATGTGCACACAAACAAATACTGTAATTCAGTTGCCACAGCATTTTTGTGAATTGCATTGTTTTATGTTTTGTACTGAGTATTCCATGTGAAAACATTTTGAGGTTCATGGTGTAAACCACCAGAGACAACAGAAAGAAGTAATTTCAAATGTGGTAACACTTAGTACATAACATGAAACTTTGGTCATGTTTGCAGTAGAGAATTAGGAAGGTGCAGCATAAGTTTTTGAACATCTTGTTTTTCCCCTCTTTAATCTGAATCTGAAAGTAATGCAGCTAATTCCTGTTATGATACTCTCTGGATCTGCACTGCACAATTCCAAAAGAAGAATAGGaatcttgtgtctgtatatgtgtggatggatatgtgtgtgtgtgcgcgaatgtatacctgtccttttttccccctaaggtaagtctttccgctcccgggattggaatgactccttaccctctcccttaaaacccacatccttttgtctttccctcttcttccctctttcctgatgaggcaacagtttgttgcgaaagcttgaattttgtgtgtgtgtttgtgtgtgtttgtgtgtctatcgacctgccagcgctttcgttcggtaagtcacatcatctttgtttttagaagaaTAGGAATCTGTTCACTATAGATCTGCCATGTATGAGCCACCATccagtttcttgtacatattgcagttCAAACTGTTGTTAAACTTTATTGCTTAGTGGCACCTTCAGTGAACCAGACGACTCTGAATTTCTGTGACTGAAGTTAGTTGCTAAGGTTTTTTAGAAGGCACATATTGATAATAAACTGCGGATGGGAAATGCAGTTACATTTGCAATTATAATATTGTTCCATCATCACTAATGATACAATGAAAGTTGTTTGGCTATTTTCAATCATGAATGCCAAATAAGGTAATATCTATTGGCAGTGCAGCCCAGTTGAGGCAAAAAACAATAATGTTAGCCGATATGTGAATCATTCACAGAATTAATTTGAGAAGCTGGTGCagttctattatttaaaaatctGGAGACACTTACACTAATATGACAGTAGATCTACTTGCTTACGAGAGTTTTAGTTGACAACAGGAACATTTTTGAAAGGAACTCCAGTATCTGTTCACATATGATCACTTTATTTCTGTTGAACCAAGTTGTTACAGCACTAAACTCATTTGGGAACATAACCCTATGATACACAATGTATTCAggatattttctttttcattattgccAGCATTCTGTTCCAGAGTGTACTATGGAATGATTTTTGATTGGTCCTTAGTACCTAGCTGGGTACCCAGTCTTTTTATGTTCTCTTTAATCCAGATTTAATGACTAGACAGGTTTGTAAGTAAAGTCAGTTTATTTCTTTACAGGTTTCCCTTAATTTCAGATGCACTAAAAAATCTGAGCTATATTACACAGCTGTGCCTTCAGTAATTTAACCTCAACCGTTCTTCATCTTTGCCATAGTTTAGAATCCCCAGTGAAATTTCTGTTTAAGACAGAGCTCTGTACTGACCCAAAGGTAGTAGAGAAAACTGAATTTGACCATAAGGGAAAGTTTCTCGTATCATTATGTTACCTTGGCACAGGGATGCATGGACCACAGACTGCAAGCAGCCCAACATCGATATGATAAGAGCACAAGGACAGTCAGCAAAAtcttattaaaaaaagtaatttgatGTTTTGCTGGAAATCAAGTTACTAGAGATAAGAGTTTGGAATTTTGAGAAACAGGCATTGGTTTGGTGGGAGTGACTTACCTATGCCTATATTAACTATGATTCCATTTTCTTGCCATTTCTTAGTGGACTAAAGCTGTATATACAAAAACAGACGACTTAAGTTCACCAGGCTTGTGTAAGGATTTGCACCCCACagataaaagaaatgttatatGTCATGCGTGTATCTTTCTGATTCCCTGCttcgtattttgatgaaatatctttGAGCATTGGAAACAAAGACAAATTTGCGTAATCTGGTGATTTGTCAGATACTTCAAATGgtatgaatttcatgtgcattgtACCACAATTACAGCCAGTTACTGCTGTGTTGTCAGTCATGTTGTTTATTACAAGATCATCTGGCAGTAATGTGCATGATGTTCCCATGCTCTCCTTGAGAATGAATTTGTTTCTCTAAACATTGTTCAATCCCTTTCTCTAGATAATTGTTACTTACAACTTTGTCTGTTAAATGAGTATTAGACTGTGTTAAAACCAGACAGATAGCAACAGTGTTACTTTGTTAGTATTATGCAGTGCGAGTATGTGCACTGCTAAATTCAGCAAAATCTGTTCTCCCTCTCATtctcaaagaaattaatgttttcgtaatgatatttgacttcttattttgtaattttcttagaacgTAATTAAATATGTTgattttaatagtaataataattaatttttctgtttttgttttgttaaggGTTCCACAACTTGTATAGTGTACTGGTCTACATGCCACTCACAAAGACATCTGaaccatttacaaaaatattccacGAAACTGTTGTTAATGTAAGGAAATTTGAGTACACATGGAAGATACGCAATATAACACACTGTGGAAAGCAACCAGGAGAAGCTCTAGAGTCATCCATATTCTGTGCTGGTGACGACTGTTCAGTTAAATGGCAGTTGCTGTTGTATCCTTATGGGTCATACAAGGAgttcagaaaaagcctctctcttcATCTCACCCTCGTGTCATGTCACCAGTCATCAGTATATGCCAAATACAGATTTAGTTTACTGGAtagcaatgagaaagaacatttTGTGAAGTCAACAAGTTGGGCTGTTTTGTTCAGACCCGGTTACTGGCAAGGCTACGACGAATATGTCGATCGGAGCAGCTTGTTAGATTCTCCTTTCGATCTGCTGTCAGACGATACGCTGACAATCCGTTGTAGCGGAGGAGTCGTAGCGGACTGGACAGTACCTGTGCCGGAGTGCAGTCTACGTGAGGATCTTGGGGCTCTACTAGATTCGGCCAGATTTGGTGACGTCTGGCTCTGGACGTTAGATGGTCGTCACCTTCTGGCCCACAAAGCTATATTAGCTGCACGTAGTCCAGTTTTCTCAGCTATGTTCAATCACAATATGGAAGAGACCAACTGCAATCGTGTAGACATAACAGATGTCGACTATGACGTCTTGCGGGAAGTAGTGCGCTACATGTATACTGGGCACACGCCGAACTTAGAAGGAGCAGCAGACTGTCTGTTAGCTGCTGCCGATAAGTACCAGCTCCCTGGTTTGAAAGCCATGTGTGAAAATGAACTTGGTGCGGGGCTTACCACAGAAAATGCTGCCGGACTGCTCATTCTCGCTGATCGCCACGGCGCAGCTTCCCTCAAGGAGCGTACTCTCAGATTTATAGATGCACATCTGAAACATGTAATTGGAACTGCTGGATGGAAACAAGTAACCTTGTCACATCCTAACCTTGTTAAGGAAGTGTCAGGGGAACCTTTGCTACATGATGGAACGTAAATGGAATGATAGGAATATTTTTTCGTATTGTATACATATGGGTAAAAGGTGCAAAAAGCATTCTTAGGCACTGCTACTCCTGGTCTAGAAATGTGCATAGGGTGCACGTAtctgttaaaaaatcttatttctCTGCCATTTTTcactattttgcatttatttttataattttatttcttgttgtaTAGACTGTAATTACTTTTCTGTAGTGTTGAAACCTCTGTGCATTATCGTGTGTAATGTGTGATGACAGGTGAAACATTAGTTGGACAAATTGTGTGGTTTCTTGTATTTTTCTGCTACGTGTTACAGAATTTCCTACAATTTTACTATTCATGCAACATGTACTTAGTGTGGTTATCAGTACTGTGTAGGCATCTGCAAGGGGAAGGGGTTGTGCAAATTAACATTAGAAATAGAAAGCATGGAGTAATGCAGTAAATTCTTAAACATAAACAGATCTCAAGTTTCATAAGAAAATAGTACTGTAG
This portion of the Schistocerca nitens isolate TAMUIC-IGC-003100 chromosome 7, iqSchNite1.1, whole genome shotgun sequence genome encodes:
- the LOC126195108 gene encoding speckle-type POZ protein-like, producing MGCHVVHVNTSDRHSFIQLLNVIGFHNLYSVLVYMPLTKTSEPFTKIFHETVVNVRKFEYTWKIRNITHCGKQPGEALESSIFCAGDDCSVKWQLLLYPYGSYKEFRKSLSLHLTLVSCHQSSVYAKYRFSLLDSNEKEHFVKSTSWAVLFRPGYWQGYDEYVDRSSLLDSPFDLLSDDTLTIRCSGGVVADWTVPVPECSLREDLGALLDSARFGDVWLWTLDGRHLLAHKAILAARSPVFSAMFNHNMEETNCNRVDITDVDYDVLREVVRYMYTGHTPNLEGAADCLLAAADKYQLPGLKAMCENELGAGLTTENAAGLLILADRHGAASLKERTLRFIDAHLKHVIGTAGWKQVTLSHPNLVKEVSGEPLLHDGT